The Corvus moneduloides isolate bCorMon1 chromosome 18, bCorMon1.pri, whole genome shotgun sequence genome window below encodes:
- the MMP11 gene encoding stromelysin-3, whose protein sequence is MSEPAPPPGMARPPLPAAAALLAAALLHCAPAAPAHRHKPDMSQKHHTWKEQAPWLSALVNAVGTGVPAKGFPVGAAGQAAGWNPPRCGVPDLPVLTDGQNGRNRQKRFVLSGGRWDKTDLTYKIIRFPWQLVKAKVRRTIEEALKVWSDVTPLTFTEVQEGRADIVIDFTRYWHGDNLPFDGPGGILAHAFFPKTHREGDVHFDYDETWTIGNNLGTDLLQVAAHEFGHVLGLQHTAVSKSLMSPFYIFRYPLSLSEDDKQGIQYLYGKPSPDPDPTPTQPAELPQPDLETNEITNVEAVQPDACDATFDAASTIRGELFFFKSRYVWRLRAGKLQDGYPALASRHWQGIPSSVDATFEDPLGNIWFFQDSQYWIYDGERRVSGPTPIVELGLPASPVQAALVWGAEKNKIYIFSGGNYWRFNPHRRQVDNIYPRAMADWRGVPQEIDAAFQDEFGFAYFLRGRDYWKFDPVQVKVLEGYPRHISQDFFSCTPSSNSFR, encoded by the exons GACATGTCTCAAAAGCATCACACCTGGAAGGAGCAGGCTCCTTGGCTGTCTGCCTTGGTGAACGCTGTGGGCACGGGTGTGCCTGCCAAGGGCTTCCCCGTGGGtgcagctgggcaggcagctggCTGGAACCCCCCCCGCTGCGGCGTGCCGGACCTGCCGGTGTTGACGGACGGCCAGAACGGGCGGAACCGGCAGAAGCGGTTCGTCCTCTCCGGCGGGCGCTGGGACAAGACCGATCTCACCTACAA AATTATCAGGTTCCCATGGCAACTTGTAAAAGCTAAAGTGAGAAGGACCATTGAAGAAGCTTTGAAAGTCTGGAGTGATGTGACCCCGCTGACCTTCACCGAGGTGCAGGAGGGACGGGCTGACATCGTCATTGATTTCACAAG GTACTGGCATGGAGACAACTTGCCTTTTGATGGGCCCGGAGGGATCCTGGCACATGCATTCTTCCCCAAAACACACCGGGAAGGAGATGTTCATTTTGACTACGACGAGACCTGGACAATTGGCAACAACCTGG GCACTGACCTTCTGCAAGTGGCTGCTCATGAGTTTGGCCACGTCCTGGGCCTGCAGCACACGGCTGTCTCCAAGTCACTGATGTCTCCTTTCTACATCTTCCGCTACCCCCTAAGCCTGAGTGAGGATGACAAGCAAGGTATCCAGTACCTCTATGGGAAACCCTCACCAGATCCTGACCCAACCCCAAcgcagccagcagagctgccccagccagaCCTCGAAACAAATGAGATCACCAATGTGGAG GCTGTGCAGCCTGATGCCTGCGACGCAACTTTCGATGCGGCATCCACCATCCGAGGGGAGCTGTTCTTCTTCAAGTCCCGCTATGTGTGGCGGCTCCGAGCCGGAAAGCTGCAGGATGGCTACCCAGCTCTGGCCTCTCGCCACTGGCAGGGGATCCCCAGCTCTGTCGATGCCACCTTTGAGGACCCTCTGGGCAATATCTGGTTTTTCCAAG ATTCTCAATACTGGATTTATGATGGCGAGAGACGGGTATCTGGTCCCACCCCGATTGTGGAGCTGGGCCTCCCTGCATCccctgtgcaggcagctctggtgTGGGGGGCTGAGAAGAACAAGATCTACATCTTCAGTGGAGGCAACTACTGGCGCTTCAACCCTCACAGGCGCCAGGTGGACAACATCTACCCCCGGGCTATGGCTGACTGGCGCGGTGTCCCACAGGAGATTGACGCCGCTTTTCAGGATGAGTTTG GTTTTGCCTATTTCCTGAGAGGCCGAGATTACTGGAAGTTTGATCCGGTCCAGGTGAAAGTGCTGGAGGGCTATCCACGCCATATCAGCCAGGACTTCTTCAGCTGTACACCCTCCTCCAACTCCTTCAGATGA